One region of Quercus lobata isolate SW786 chromosome 2, ValleyOak3.0 Primary Assembly, whole genome shotgun sequence genomic DNA includes:
- the LOC115960359 gene encoding receptor-like protein 52 — MTITTIFLSFLLLLFGHANSESQLYDKEQTVLLKLKQHWQNPPSLSHWQNPPSLSHSNSLNSSHHCNWPVIICTSGTVTQLLLQNKNITQTVPPFICDLKNLTVINLSNNFISQEFPKALYNCSKLEDLDLSQNYYNGTIPADIHCLSGLRHLNLGANNFYGNIPASIGQLTELRTLQLFQCAFNGSFPSEIGNLFKLESLQLAYNFNMTAAELPSSFTELKKLKSLWITASNLNGEIPDTIGEMEALVHLDLSINNLTGKIPSNLFIPKNLSIVFLYRNQLSGEIPRVVEALNIDIIDLSDNILTGSIPDDFGRLRNMTSLVLFFNQLSGKIPDSIGRLPSLVHLKVFSNNLLGTLPPDFGRYSMLVEFQVADNKLEGKLPEHLCDNERLVGVVAFNNNLTGELPKSLGNCNGLKIVTVYNNRLSGDIPSGLWTSLNLSVLILSHNSFTGELPQRVATNLSRLEINSNNFSGTIPAGVSSWRNLVVFEASNNLFTGTIPRELTSLPFLTTLFLDQNQLSGSLPQDIISWKTLNTLNLRQNKISGLIPPELGNLASLTELDLSENQISGPIPPQLGLLRLTLLNLSSNLLNGRIPTQFENDAYASSLFNNFALCASKPTLNIRKCDSEVEPQKSSKHPSQCLVLIIYMVAAALLGLLDSLFVVRFHRKRKYGLDSTST, encoded by the coding sequence atgacCATAACAACTATCTTCCTCTCCTTCCTTCTCCTCCTTTTCGGACATGCGAACTCTGAGTCTCAGCTATATGACAAAGAACAAACAGTCCTCCTGAAACTAAAGCAACATTGGCAAAACCCACCATCTCTAAGCCACTGGCAAAATCCACCATCTCTAAGCCACTCGAACTCCTTAAACTCCTCCCACCATTGTAACTGGCCAGTGATCATTTGCACCAGTGGAACAGTCACCCAACTACTACTTCAAAACAAGAACATCACCCAAACTGTCCCACCCTTCATCTGTGACCTCAAGAACCTCACAGTCATTAACCTTTCAAACAACTTCATTTCTCAAGAGTTTCCTAAAGCGCTCTATAACTGTTCCAAGCTTGAAGACCTTGACCTCTCACAGAATTACTACAACGGCACAATCCCAGCTGACATTCACTGCTTGTCTGGCCTGCGCCACCTCAACCTTGGAGCCAACAACTTCTATGGTAACATTCCAGCATCTATTGGACAGTTAACGGAGCTAAGGACGCTTCAGCTTTTCCAGTGTGCGTTTAACGGTTCTTTCCCATCAGAAATCGGCAACTTGTTCAAACTTGAGTCACTGCAGTTGGCCTATAATTTTAACATGACAGCGGCAGAGTTGCCTTCGAGTTTCACAGAGTTGAAGAAGCTTAAGTCTTTATGGATTACTGCGTCTAATTTGAATGGAGAAATCCCAGACACGATTGGAGAAATGGAGGCTTTAGTGCATTTGGATTTGTCAATAAACAATCTGACTGGGAAAATTCCAAGCAATCTGTTTATACCAAAGAATTTAAGTATTGTGTTTCTATACAGAAACCAATTGTCTGGGGAGATTCCTCGAGTGGTTGAAGCATTAAACATTGATATTATTGACCTCTCGGATAATATATTGACCGGAAGCATACCTGATGATTTTGGCAGACTCAGAAACATGACAAGTCTGGTTTTGTTTTTCAATCAGTTATCTGGAAAAATCCCGGACAGTATTGGCCGTCTTCCAAGTCTGGTGCACCTTAAAGTGTTTAGCAACAATTTATTGGGGACTCTGCCTCCGGACTTTGGGCGGTATTCTATGCTTGTAGAGTTCCAGGTTGCGGATAATAAGCTTGAAGGCAAGTTACCAGAACACTTGTGTGATAACGAAAGGTTGGTGGGTGTGGTAGCTTTTAACAACAACCTCACTGGAGAATTGCCTAAGTCGCTTGGCAATTGCAATGGTTTGAAAATTGTGACTGTCTACAATAATAGGCTTTCTGGGGATATTCCTAGTGGCCTATGGACATCTTTGAATTTGAGTGTCTTGATTTTAAGCCACAATTCGTTTACAGGCGAGCTTCCTCAAAGAGTGGCAACAAATCTCTCAAGATTGGAAATAAATAGCAACAACTTTTCTGGTACGATTCCAGCTGGAGTGTCTTCCTGGAGGAATTTGGTGGTATTTGAGGCTAGTAATAACCTCTTTACTGGCACAATTCCTCGAGAATTaacttctcttccttttttaacTACTCTTTTTCTTGATCAAAATCAACTCTCGGGTTCCCTTCCACAAGATATTATATCATGGAAAACGTTAAATACTCTAAACCTTCGCCAAAATAAAATCTCTGGACTTATTCCTCCGGAATTAGGTAATTTGGCCAGTCTTACTGAGTTGGATTTGTCAGAAAACCAAATTTCTGGCCCAATCCCACCACAACTTGGCCTCCTAAGGCTTACTTTGCTCAATCTCTCTTCCAATCTTTTGAATGGGAGGATCCCGACACAATTCGAAAATGATGCATATGCCAGCAGCTTGTTCAACAATTTCGCACTTTGTGCGAGTAAGCCAACTCTGAACATTAGAAAATGTGACTCAGAGGTAGAGCCCCAAAAATCGAGCAAACATCCATCCCAATgtcttgttttaataatatatatggtGGCAGCTGCTCTATTGGGTTTGTTAGATTCACTATTCGTGGTCAGATTTCACCGTAAGAGAAAGTATGGATTAGATTCCACATCCACATAG